In Microbacterium sp. AB, a single genomic region encodes these proteins:
- a CDS encoding TIGR03618 family F420-dependent PPOX class oxidoreductase, with translation MITDAGLALLTERHLATLSTFGRDGRIHAVPVGITYRDGIVRVIGSRGTQKFVNARRSGRASVSTVDGRRWISLEGPAVVREEPEAVALAVELYTERYGAPRANPRRVALEIAVEHVLASAGLRA, from the coding sequence GTGATCACCGACGCCGGACTCGCTCTCCTCACCGAGCGCCACCTCGCGACCCTCTCCACCTTCGGCAGGGACGGCCGCATCCACGCCGTCCCCGTCGGGATCACCTACCGCGACGGCATCGTCCGCGTCATCGGATCGCGCGGCACGCAGAAGTTCGTCAACGCGCGGAGATCCGGACGCGCGAGCGTCAGCACGGTCGACGGACGGCGCTGGATCAGCCTCGAAGGCCCCGCCGTCGTGCGCGAGGAGCCCGAGGCGGTCGCCCTCGCGGTCGAGCTCTACACGGAACGGTACGGCGCCCCGCGCGCGAACCCGCGGCGGGTCGCGCTCGAGATCGCGGTCGAGCACGTGCTCGCCTCCGCGGGCCTGCGGGCATGA
- a CDS encoding TadE/TadG family type IV pilus assembly protein, with product MRGHGVADERGSSTVEFVLVGSLLTALTLAVLQLGLAVYVRNVVHDAAVEGAYHAALADVGPAAGAERTRLVIDRAVGPSYAQDVTAAYADGPGAPSIAVTVRTGLPVFGLIGLPGGWEVTAHAPVEPRG from the coding sequence ATGCGCGGGCACGGCGTCGCGGACGAGCGCGGGTCGAGCACGGTCGAGTTCGTCCTCGTCGGCAGCCTCCTCACCGCGCTCACGCTCGCCGTGCTGCAACTGGGTCTGGCGGTCTACGTGCGCAACGTCGTCCACGACGCCGCGGTGGAGGGCGCCTACCACGCGGCCCTCGCCGATGTGGGGCCGGCGGCGGGAGCGGAGCGCACGCGGCTCGTGATCGATCGCGCCGTGGGGCCCTCGTACGCTCAGGACGTCACGGCGGCCTACGCGGACGGGCCCGGTGCCCCCTCGATCGCCGTGACGGTCCGCACGGGACTGCCGGTCTTCGGTCTCATCGGCCTTCCCGGCGGCTGGGAGGTGACGGCGCATGCGCCGGTCGAGCCGAGGGGCTAG
- a CDS encoding TadE family protein translates to MLGDDAGSAAIEFLLAGIVMLVPLAYLVVVLGEVQEQTLGVEATARHAAHTLARTGGLDETFSRLPAVIGSVSAEYGIDPDEMDLSIVCTPARTTCPEAGASVSVTIGADVRLPFVPPLLGLDRFLAIPVEATSVQKVSRFWGGS, encoded by the coding sequence GTGCTCGGGGACGATGCCGGGTCCGCGGCCATCGAGTTCCTCCTCGCGGGCATCGTGATGCTCGTCCCCCTCGCGTATCTCGTCGTCGTGCTCGGGGAGGTGCAGGAGCAGACGCTCGGAGTCGAGGCGACGGCACGCCATGCGGCTCACACCCTGGCCCGGACGGGCGGTCTCGACGAGACCTTCTCCCGGCTGCCCGCCGTGATCGGATCGGTCTCCGCCGAGTACGGCATCGATCCCGACGAGATGGACCTGTCGATCGTCTGCACGCCCGCGCGGACGACCTGCCCCGAGGCCGGCGCGTCCGTCTCCGTCACGATCGGCGCGGACGTGCGGCTGCCCTTCGTGCCGCCGCTCCTCGGCCTCGACCGCTTCCTCGCGATCCCCGTCGAGGCGACGTCCGTGCAGAAGGTCTCGCGCTTCTGGGGCGGCTCATGA
- a CDS encoding type II secretion system F family protein — protein MILLLGAVLAGGLLLAAAPWLWPVREKRVHDGPAPLSSLLEAAGFAHVAPRVFVALCAAAALAAAAVAWLLTTVAVLAALAALAAGLGPIVWLRGRAQGLVRLRRGLWPDVCDLLVASVRAGMSLPDAVSSLAHAAPAPLRAAFEGFARDMAASGHFDSSADRLKTALSDPMGDRIIETLRMARQVGGTELTPVLRALSASVRVDVAVRAEVESRQSWTRGAAILGAVAPWVIVALLAMRPEGAEAYSSPEGVGLLLVGAAVSFVAFRVMLRIGRLPEARRWFA, from the coding sequence GTGATCCTCCTGCTCGGCGCCGTGCTCGCCGGGGGTCTGCTGCTCGCCGCGGCGCCGTGGCTCTGGCCGGTGCGGGAGAAGCGCGTGCACGACGGGCCGGCGCCGCTGTCGTCGCTGTTGGAGGCCGCGGGCTTCGCGCATGTCGCGCCGCGCGTGTTCGTGGCCCTGTGCGCGGCCGCCGCGCTCGCGGCGGCGGCCGTCGCCTGGCTCCTCACGACCGTGGCCGTGCTCGCGGCCCTCGCCGCCCTCGCCGCGGGGCTCGGGCCGATCGTCTGGCTGCGCGGGCGGGCGCAGGGCCTCGTGCGACTCCGCCGGGGCCTGTGGCCGGACGTGTGCGACCTGCTCGTCGCGTCCGTGCGGGCCGGCATGTCGCTCCCGGACGCGGTCTCGAGCCTCGCGCACGCGGCCCCGGCTCCGCTCCGCGCGGCGTTCGAGGGGTTCGCGCGCGACATGGCGGCGTCGGGACACTTCGACTCCAGCGCCGACCGGCTCAAGACGGCGCTGTCCGACCCGATGGGCGATCGGATCATCGAGACGCTGCGGATGGCCAGACAGGTCGGGGGCACAGAGCTCACGCCCGTGCTGCGGGCGCTGTCGGCGTCGGTGAGGGTCGACGTCGCCGTGCGTGCGGAGGTGGAGTCGCGGCAGTCGTGGACGCGCGGCGCGGCGATCCTGGGCGCCGTCGCGCCCTGGGTGATCGTGGCTCTGCTGGCGATGCGGCCGGAAGGCGCCGAGGCCTACTCGAGCCCGGAGGGCGTCGGCCTCCTGCTGGTCGGCGCCGCCGTGTCGTTCGTCGCGTTCCGCGTCATGCTGCGCATCGGCAGGCTCCCGGAGGCGCGGAGGTGGTTCGCATGA
- a CDS encoding MFS transporter, with the protein MTTMPEPGDAAFDALRRYAPMVYGPTALYSLGQGAILPLLPALAADLGASIASAALIAAAIVVGQLCGNIPAGWLVSRVGERSTMLIAAVASLAGIAGVLLARQIGVLGISVFVLGFCASSFAVARHTFMTTRVPFRYRARALSLVGGSFRLGGFTGPFVTAGLLALFGDEHASVWFFGACLLGVALLVAFGPDPEEKAIAAERLAARDPSPSEAAEDTGEPVTGSVPAGERLGVAGTIWRYRGLLARLGSAAASLSAVRSARQAVLPLWGVSIGLDSQTLALVIGVAGAVEFSLFYVSGQVMDRFGRLWAAVPALLLMGAGFGALAFTHDLDTSVLWFGVLALVIGVGNGLSSGTLMTLGADVAPKADPASFLGAWRTLTDGGAALTPLMISGVTAISSLSVATGLVGVIGLVGAGAFVRYVPRFAPRQR; encoded by the coding sequence ATGACCACGATGCCCGAGCCAGGCGACGCCGCCTTCGACGCGCTCCGCCGATACGCGCCGATGGTGTACGGGCCGACGGCCCTCTACTCGCTCGGGCAGGGCGCCATCCTCCCCCTCCTCCCGGCCCTCGCCGCCGACCTCGGCGCCAGCATCGCCTCGGCCGCCCTCATCGCCGCCGCGATCGTCGTCGGCCAGCTGTGCGGGAACATCCCCGCGGGATGGCTCGTGTCGAGGGTCGGAGAACGCTCCACGATGCTCATCGCCGCGGTCGCCTCGCTCGCCGGGATCGCCGGCGTGCTGCTCGCCCGGCAGATCGGGGTGCTGGGGATCTCGGTGTTCGTGCTCGGCTTCTGCGCCTCGTCGTTCGCCGTCGCCCGGCACACCTTCATGACCACGCGCGTGCCGTTCCGCTACCGGGCCAGGGCGCTCTCGCTCGTCGGCGGATCGTTCCGGCTGGGCGGTTTCACCGGACCGTTCGTCACGGCGGGCCTGCTCGCCCTGTTCGGCGACGAGCACGCGTCCGTCTGGTTCTTCGGGGCGTGCCTCCTGGGTGTGGCGCTGCTCGTCGCCTTCGGACCGGACCCCGAGGAGAAGGCCATCGCCGCTGAGCGCCTGGCCGCGAGGGATCCCTCGCCGTCCGAGGCGGCGGAGGACACGGGCGAGCCGGTCACGGGCTCGGTCCCGGCCGGGGAGAGACTCGGCGTCGCCGGGACGATCTGGCGGTACCGGGGCCTCCTCGCCCGCCTCGGATCCGCGGCGGCATCGCTCTCCGCCGTCCGGTCGGCGCGTCAGGCCGTGCTGCCCCTGTGGGGCGTGTCGATCGGCCTCGACTCGCAGACCCTCGCGCTCGTCATCGGCGTCGCGGGGGCCGTCGAGTTCTCCCTGTTCTACGTGAGCGGCCAGGTGATGGACCGCTTCGGCCGGCTCTGGGCCGCGGTGCCGGCGCTGCTGCTCATGGGCGCGGGGTTCGGCGCCCTCGCCTTCACCCACGACCTCGACACGTCGGTGCTGTGGTTCGGCGTGCTCGCCCTCGTCATCGGCGTCGGGAACGGGCTCTCGTCGGGCACCCTCATGACGCTCGGAGCCGATGTCGCCCCGAAGGCGGATCCCGCGTCGTTCCTCGGCGCGTGGCGCACGCTCACCGACGGCGGCGCCGCGCTCACGCCCTTGATGATCTCGGGCGTCACGGCGATCTCCTCCCTCTCGGTCGCCACGGGCCTCGTCGGGGTGATCGGCCTCGTCGGCGCCGGCGCGTTCGTCCGGTACGTGCCCCGGTTCGCACCCCGGCAGCGCTGA
- a CDS encoding CpaF family protein has protein sequence MGSVVSAVAERVRDRLRAERTDPSRAPEAVRRVVQAEVRRHNDFALARGLATVDDEPGAVREVLAAVTGYGALQEFLDDPEVEELWINAPDRVFIARGGVSERLPLVLTEEAVRDLVERMLHATGRRIDLSQPFVDASLPDGSRLHVVLGGIARRHWAVNIRKFLPAVRTLDQLVEIGSLAPGAEAILREAMRHGRSILVSGATHAGKTTLLGALIAACPDSHRVVTVEETFELGVDAPDLVALQGRQPSLEGTGEITPRRLVKEALRMRPDRLVVGEVRDAEALDLLLALNTGIPGAATIHANSAVDALAKLAALPLLAGRNIDRGFVVPAIASSVDLVVHCQRADDGRRRVQQIIAPTGRVIEGVPETRTLFRMGERWR, from the coding sequence GTGGGTTCTGTTGTGAGTGCTGTCGCGGAGCGGGTGCGCGATCGCCTGCGCGCGGAGCGGACGGATCCGTCGCGTGCGCCGGAGGCGGTGCGGCGGGTCGTGCAGGCGGAGGTGCGGCGTCACAACGACTTCGCGCTCGCGCGGGGGCTCGCGACGGTGGACGACGAGCCGGGTGCCGTGCGGGAGGTCCTCGCTGCGGTGACGGGGTACGGGGCGTTGCAGGAGTTCCTGGACGACCCGGAGGTCGAGGAGCTGTGGATCAACGCCCCGGACCGCGTGTTCATCGCGCGAGGCGGCGTGTCGGAGCGGCTTCCGCTGGTGCTGACGGAGGAGGCCGTGCGCGATCTCGTCGAGCGGATGCTGCATGCGACGGGGCGCCGGATCGATCTGTCGCAGCCGTTCGTGGACGCGTCCCTTCCCGACGGGTCGCGTCTGCACGTCGTCCTGGGCGGGATCGCGCGCAGGCACTGGGCGGTGAACATCCGGAAGTTCCTGCCCGCGGTGCGCACGCTCGATCAGCTCGTCGAGATCGGCTCCCTCGCGCCCGGGGCGGAGGCCATCCTGCGCGAGGCGATGCGGCACGGCCGCAGCATTCTGGTGTCTGGCGCGACGCACGCCGGGAAGACCACCCTCCTCGGCGCCCTCATCGCCGCGTGCCCCGACAGCCATCGCGTCGTCACGGTCGAGGAGACGTTCGAGCTCGGCGTCGACGCCCCCGACCTCGTCGCCCTGCAGGGACGTCAGCCGAGCCTCGAGGGCACGGGGGAGATCACGCCGCGGCGGCTCGTGAAGGAGGCGCTCCGCATGCGCCCCGACCGGCTCGTCGTCGGCGAGGTGCGCGACGCCGAGGCGCTCGACCTCCTGCTCGCGCTCAACACCGGGATCCCCGGCGCGGCGACCATCCATGCGAACTCGGCTGTCGACGCCCTCGCCAAGCTCGCAGCGCTCCCGCTACTGGCCGGCCGCAACATCGACAGGGGATTCGTCGTCCCGGCCATCGCCTCCAGCGTCGACCTCGTCGTCCACTGCCAGCGCGCGGACGACGGGCGCCGGCGCGTCCAGCAGATCATCGCCCCCACGGGGCGCGTGATCGAGGGCGTGCCCGAGACGCGCACCCTCTTCCGGATGGGGGAGAGATGGCGGTGA
- a CDS encoding type II secretion system F family protein — protein sequence MSSATDVAIALLLGGAFGTGAWALLMVLPRWAAPSLARRVAPYVRDVTDPAGTTVWTAVADPGAAIAGGASAVWRAAQRRATALLGGADGIARRLTQAGKPADVTAFRGSQLAWALAGFAAGVVVVIGFALTGALTGQSLVVPVLGAVAGAVGTDLLLTSRARVRMDRIGDELPTVLEFLALCLAAGEGIFDSVARVAELGSGELTGELRRVVLDVRTGDTLPDALLAMSRRLQAPALGRAVEHVVAAIDRGSPLAGALQAQAVDAREDAKRRLIEQAGRKEILMLLPLVFGLLPLSVLFAVFPGIVMLRLGIG from the coding sequence ATGAGCTCCGCCACCGACGTCGCGATCGCGCTGCTGCTGGGAGGCGCGTTCGGCACGGGCGCGTGGGCGCTGCTGATGGTCCTGCCCCGGTGGGCTGCGCCGAGCCTCGCGCGGCGCGTCGCGCCGTACGTGCGAGATGTCACCGACCCCGCGGGGACCACGGTTTGGACGGCCGTCGCGGATCCCGGAGCGGCGATCGCCGGCGGCGCGAGCGCCGTGTGGAGGGCGGCGCAGCGGCGTGCGACCGCCCTCCTGGGAGGCGCGGACGGCATCGCCCGGCGTCTCACACAGGCCGGGAAGCCCGCCGACGTCACGGCGTTCCGGGGGTCGCAGCTCGCGTGGGCGCTCGCCGGGTTCGCCGCCGGCGTCGTCGTCGTGATCGGCTTCGCGCTCACCGGGGCGCTCACGGGGCAGTCGCTCGTCGTGCCGGTGCTCGGCGCCGTGGCGGGAGCCGTCGGGACCGATCTGCTGCTGACGTCGAGAGCACGTGTGCGGATGGACCGGATCGGGGACGAGCTTCCGACGGTGCTCGAGTTCCTCGCGCTGTGCCTCGCCGCCGGCGAGGGGATCTTCGACAGCGTTGCGCGCGTGGCCGAGCTCGGCAGCGGCGAGCTGACGGGCGAGCTGCGTCGCGTCGTGCTCGACGTGCGCACGGGCGACACCCTGCCCGACGCCCTGCTCGCGATGTCCCGGCGGCTCCAGGCGCCGGCGCTGGGTCGTGCCGTCGAGCACGTCGTCGCGGCGATCGACCGCGGCTCGCCGCTGGCGGGGGCGCTCCAGGCGCAGGCGGTGGACGCGCGGGAGGACGCCAAGCGCCGCCTCATCGAGCAGGCGGGCCGCAAGGAGATCCTCATGCTGCTGCCGCTCGTCTTCGGCCTCCTGCCGCTCAGCGTCCTGTTCGCCGTCTTCCCCGGCATCGTCATGCTGCGCCTCGGCATCGGCTGA